The Helianthus annuus cultivar XRQ/B chromosome 16, HanXRQr2.0-SUNRISE, whole genome shotgun sequence genome includes a window with the following:
- the LOC110915444 gene encoding 60S ribosomal protein L15 has translation MGAYTYVSELWRKKQSDVMRFMQRVRCWEYRQLPSIVRVTHPTRPDKARRLGYKAKQGYVVYRVRVRRGGRKRPVPKGIVYGKPTNQGVTQLKFQRSKRSVAEERAGRKLGGLKVLNSYWLNEDSTYKYFEVILVDPAHAAIRNDPRINWICNPVHKHRELRGLTSAGKKYRGLRGKGHLNHKQRPSRRATWKRNNTLSLRRYR, from the exons ATGG GTGCTTATACGTATGTTTCGGAGCTATGGAGGAAGAAGCAGTCCGATGTCATGAGGTTCATGCAGAGAGTCAGATGCTGGGAGTACCGTCAGCTTCCTTCCATTGTTCGGGTCACtcacccgacccgacccgataagGCTCGTCGTTTGGGCTACAAGGCCAAACag GGTTATGTTGTCTATCGAGTGCGTGTAAGGCGTGGTGGAAGAAAGAGGCCAGTTCCCAAGGGTATTGTGTATGGAAAGCCAACCAACCAGGGTGTCACTCAACTCAAATTTCAACGTAGCAAGCGGTCTGTTGCTGAAGAGCGAGCTGGCAGGAAGTTAGGTGGGCTTAAGGTTCTCAACTCTTACTGGCTCAATGAG GACTCGACCTACAAGTACTTTGAGGTGATCTTGGTTGACCCAGCTCATGCTGCTATCCGCAATGACCCACGGATCAACTGGATCTGCAACCCGGTCCACAAACACAGAGAGCTTCGTGGGCTGACATCTGCTGGCAAGAAGTACAGAGGTCTGCGTGGTAAGGGACACTTGAACCACAAGCAACGCCCCTCAAGAAGGGCAACATGGAAGAGGAACAACACTTTGTCTCTACGTCGATACCGTTGA
- the LOC110915878 gene encoding uncharacterized protein LOC110915878 isoform X2, with protein MKVIRYLNTTATKVLKDRTAHSSQSQAHTRITPRTLFPLARTMTTLASLQMKDQQELNAKTFICNATITKLLPDQNWYYTACPICFRTIYTSGNKWACPSDGYNDTPKYMYRVVATRNPFKYSTGATTLATVFNDAVKALLGRVSSDVVTKEANPMLIQSTQGKEKTFYLQALKDKRSGKT; from the exons ATGAAAGTGATTCGATATCTAA ATACAACTGCAACTAAAGTTTTGAAAGACAG AACAGCTCACAGCTCACAATCGCAAGCTCACACTAGAATCACACCTCGAACACTATTTCCTTTAGCCCGAACCATGACAACTCTTGCAAGCCTACAAATGAAAGATCAACAAGAGCTAAAT GCGAAAACATTTATATGCAACGCGACCATAACAAAGCTTCTCCCAGATCAAAACTGGTACTACACTGCATGCCCTATTTGCTTCAGAACCATTTACACAAGTGGTAACAAATGGGCGTGCCCCTCAGACGGTTACAATGACACACCCAAGTACAT GTACCGTGTTGTCGCAACTCGCAACCCATTTAAATATAGCACAGGCGCTACTACTCTTGCAACCGTGTTCAACGACGCAGTTAAAGCTTTGCTAGGAAGAGTGTCTTCAGATGTTGTAACAAAAGAAGCCAATCCAATGTTGATCCAATCAACACAAGGGAAAGAGAAAACATTCTACCTGCAAGCTCTAAAGGACAAACGCTCAGGAAAAACTTGA
- the LOC110915445 gene encoding QWRF motif-containing protein 7-like: MLIHLASPMTINTGLTSPASKKKSTQDGVTNILPRRKPTSPSAWALSPGRVAPFPSPVAPVKAPSPHDRSSGERGRGGISGVLKYFRQKKVTSVEDVDRHCFALMNNRLLQWRFANARAGITMSTVRTRAEKKLFNAWVKILAMRNSNMVKRIEVQKLENDIKLYHIMNSQLFLLEKWSRMEGKNFEAVSRVVRKLSVASINIPLLHDSKGNISDVCNALDTATTLLADIESTISKLSYEAEKSCYLLTELSIIAKEETELLAELQAWMTNVVLLKEKERSLRGQLIQTM, encoded by the exons ATGCTGATCCACCTTGCAAGCCCAATGACTATCAACACTGGACTCACTAGTCCAGCGTCCAAAAAGAAGTCGACACAAGACGGCGTGACAAACATTTTGCCACGACGAAAGCCTACTTCTCCGTCTGCGTGGGCGTTGTCTCCTGGTCGAGTTGCTCCTTTTCCGTCCCCTGTGGCGCCTGTAAAGGCGCCAAGTCCTCATGACAGGAGTAGTGGTGAACGTGGTCGTGGAGGAATTAGTGGGGTTTTAAAGTACTTTAGGCAGAAAAAAGTGACGTCGGTGGAAGATGTGGATCGTCATTGTTTTGCGTTGATGAATAATCGGTTGTTGCAATGGCGATTCGCTAATGCTCGAGCTGGAATCACCATGTCTACTGTTAGAACTCGAGCAGAG AAGAAATTGTTCAACGCATGGGTTAAGATACTTGCGATGCGAAATTCAAACATGGTAAAGCGAATAGAAGTTCAGAAACTCGAAAACGACATCAAGTTGTATCATATTATGAACTCGCAGTTATTCTTGCTAGAAAAATGGTCAAGAATGGAGGGTAAAAACTTTGAAGCCGTTAGTCGAGTGGTGCGAAAGTTATCTGTGGCGTCAATCAACATCCCGTTGCTTCATGATTCTAAG GGAAATATTTCAGATGTTTGTAACGCGTTGGACACCGCTACAACGCTTTTGGCGGATATTGAATCTACAATCTCAAAATTATCTTATGAg GCCGAGAAGTCATGTTATTTGTTGACTGAGCTTTCGATTATCGCTAAAGAAGAAACAGAGTTATTGGCTGAGTTACAAGCATGGATGACTAATGTTGTGTTGCTAAAG GAAAAGGAAAGAAGTTTAAGAGGTCAACTAATCCAAACCATGTGA
- the LOC110915878 gene encoding uncharacterized protein LOC110915878 isoform X1 has translation MKVIRYLNTTATKVLKDSRTAHSSQSQAHTRITPRTLFPLARTMTTLASLQMKDQQELNAKTFICNATITKLLPDQNWYYTACPICFRTIYTSGNKWACPSDGYNDTPKYMYRVVATRNPFKYSTGATTLATVFNDAVKALLGRVSSDVVTKEANPMLIQSTQGKEKTFYLQALKDKRSGKT, from the exons ATGAAAGTGATTCGATATCTAA ATACAACTGCAACTAAAGTTTTGAAAGACAG CAGAACAGCTCACAGCTCACAATCGCAAGCTCACACTAGAATCACACCTCGAACACTATTTCCTTTAGCCCGAACCATGACAACTCTTGCAAGCCTACAAATGAAAGATCAACAAGAGCTAAAT GCGAAAACATTTATATGCAACGCGACCATAACAAAGCTTCTCCCAGATCAAAACTGGTACTACACTGCATGCCCTATTTGCTTCAGAACCATTTACACAAGTGGTAACAAATGGGCGTGCCCCTCAGACGGTTACAATGACACACCCAAGTACAT GTACCGTGTTGTCGCAACTCGCAACCCATTTAAATATAGCACAGGCGCTACTACTCTTGCAACCGTGTTCAACGACGCAGTTAAAGCTTTGCTAGGAAGAGTGTCTTCAGATGTTGTAACAAAAGAAGCCAATCCAATGTTGATCCAATCAACACAAGGGAAAGAGAAAACATTCTACCTGCAAGCTCTAAAGGACAAACGCTCAGGAAAAACTTGA